The DNA region GATAAACAGATTTTCACCACAGGGTTTCTCAGGCTTTGGATGGTAAAAGTCTAAAGAGAACCATATTCTTTCTGAAAGTCCGAGTTCCTTCAGTATTCGTTCGGCTACATTCCTACCGTCTCTCACAGCGGTAACGGCTGAGGACATTCCGTTTAGGACGTCTCCAGCAAGGTAAATTCCGTTCTCGTAAGGTTTCTCTCCGGAGATTCCAAAGGCTTTAAGGAACTCCCTGTCCTTTTCAAACCCTATGGCCGGAACGAGGTAGTCAAACTGGAGCTTGCCGCAGGAGAACTCTATTCTATTCCCTTCAACTGCTACGGGAGTGCAGTTGGTATAAATTCTGACGCCTTCCCTCACCGCCGCTGATATTTCCTTCTGCTGGGCTTTCATCTCTTGAGATTCCCCTCTGTAGAATACGAGAGCTTCCCCTCCGTTTCTTGCAGTGAGCCTTGCTACGTCAAAGGCAGTATCCCCTGCACCGATAATGACTACCCTTTTGTTTTTAAGCTCTGGTGGGTTTTTAAGGAAAGATAGAGGATAAATAATTGCAGGATTTCCACTTGTTGGAATGTTGAGTTTCTTCTCAACCTGACTTCCAGTCGCTATAACGATAGCGTCGTAATCCTTAGGGGGTGATTTAATTTCTGTTCCTGTGAAGATTCTTACGTTCTCAAATGAGGTGATGAAAGCGATTTCCTTCCTCATTAGCTCTTTATTTAGCTTAAAGTCAGGGATAACGTTTAGAATTCCGCCGAGTTCCCTTTCCTTTTCAAAAATGTCAACCTTCACACCGGCGGAGGCTAAATAGTAAGCGGCTGTAAGTCCGGCAACTCCTCCACCTACAACGGCAACTTTTTTTTCAACCGGAGGAAAGAAGGGTTTTCTTCTTTTGATTGGCGTTTTTTCAAGGAAGATTCTTCCAAGTTCTGCGTGTACTTCCCTTATCTTTAAGGGTCTTTCCGGTAAAACTCCACACTTTTCTTCACAGGGTGCAGGGCATATTCTGCCGAGGGTGAACGGGAGTGGAGCTCTCAAAAAAATTGACCCGAGGGCTCTCTCAAAATCTCCTTCCTCTGCGTAGCTCATGAATGTCGGAACGTTTATCCCTGCCGGGCAGAAGTCCTCGCAGGGAGACGTTTCCCTTTTACTCCCTTTCTTGGCATCAACCGCCTGAAGGACATAGAGAAGGAGTTGAGAAAGGACAAGGGCGACTGAGCCGTAGTTTAGTGAAAATCCTAAAAGGTAGAGGTAGTAGAAGGGAAAGAGGAATATGACGAGGAACGCTATTCCCGTTAAAGTTCTTCCCTGATAGACTTGTCCAAGCCCCGGGAGGATAAGTGAGAGAAAGAAAGCTTTTTTCCTCTTCTGGAGCTCTTCCTTTCCTAATTTACTGAAGAACTTGTCCGGCTGCACCATTACTCTTTTCTTCTAAGGCCAGATTCTTGAAAAGTCTAAGGAAAGCTTGCACTTTTTGAGGTTAAAGGTAAACGTATCTTCTGTTACGTCAAGAACCTTTTTATACTTGTCACCCTCAAGCTTGAAAATTCTTGCCTTTTTTAGGTCTGGATAGACGAGGACGTAGTATTCCACTTTTTCCCTCTCGTAGAGCTCTCTCTTTAATCCTTCATCCTTTTCGCTCGTGCTTTCAGAAACAACTTCAAAGATTATCTGAGGAGCTTTTAATATCCTATCTTTGACTTTATCGCAAATTACGTAAACGTTTGGTCTTACAACTGTGTGCTCGTCTATTACGTAGTCGGTGTCTATGCCTACAATGCAACCTTTACACTCTTTTTCTATGGCTTCGTCCAAGAACCTAAAGAGCTTTCCTACAGTCCTCTGGTGTTGTATAGAAGGGGAAGCCAAAGCGTAGGCTATTCCTTCTATAAGTTCCCAGTTTCCTTCCCACTTTTCGTAGTCTTTGAGTGTATATTTTGGCAGGTACTTTATAGCTAAGTTCATAATCTTTATCCTCTTAGCTTCATAAAAGCTCTTATATTCTAACATGCAAAGACTACGGTTTGGAGGAAGGATGCTTGAGGAGAAAATCAGGGGAGCTGTTCTTGGCGCTGCGATAGGGGATGCCCTCGGGACTCTCGTTGAGGAGATGGACAGGGAAACTGTGAAGAAGGCCTACGGTGGGGCAATAGTTGGTTTTACAGAACCTTCACCTCTGTCTGTCTGTCCTCACCTTAAGAAGGGACAGTACTCACACGAAACACAGATGTTCTTACTCGTTCTTGAGATTTACGCAGAGAAGGGTAGGTTTGACGAGGAGCTCTACGTAGAGAGGCTGATTGAGTGGGTAAAGGACGAAAAGTCCCACAGGTATCCTGCAGGTTCTCACATAAACGCAGCCCTTTCTTACGCTGCCGGCGTTGACCCGTCAGAGGCAAGGGTGAAAAGTGCCGACATTGACGGGGCAGTTCCAGCGCTTGCTGCCGGAATCTTTCGCTGGGACAGCAGTTACGATGCTTACGAGGAGGGAGCTCTCATCGCTTCCGTTACCCATAACGACGAGGCACTCATAGATACTGCCGGCGTTCTTGCAGTTGCCGTTTCTGAGGTCATAGGAGGAAGAGTTTTACTTTCAACAACCGACGATAGACTCGGCTTTGTTGAGATACTCAGGGAGTTTGCAAGGACTGAAATGGTAAGGGCTTACCTTGACATGGTTTCTCAGGTTCTAATAAAGAACGTTGATTCCTTAGACGACGTTATACTGATGCTTGGAAACGGAAGCTTTGCCCCTGAAGCCTTTGCGATTTCTCTTTACTTGGCAGTTACTAACGTTTCAAGCTTTAGAAATGCCGTTTTAAAGGCCGTTAACTCCTACGGGGACTTTGGAGGGGATACAGACGCCATTGCCTTTATAACCGGTGGGCTTGTTGGGGGATATTTAGGAGCTTCTGCGATTCCTTCCGACTGGATTGAGTGTTTGGAGAGTGCGAACTACTTTGACCTTGTTGTTAAGAAACTGATTGATAAGATGAAAGTTTAAGTGAGGGGGATGAAATCCCCCCTCAGACTCCCCCCTTTGAAGATGAAAGCTTCTCTTCTACCCCTTCCTTTAAACTCCTCCCCATAGAAACAGAACCTGTCCACTTTTTCGGGCATTTCAACCAGCGGTGAGGATATGATGGCTGAATGTAAGTCGTGCGTTGCAATCCCGTTCACTTTTTCGGGCGTTTCAACAAAGTTTTCCCGTGTTATCAAACAGGTAGTCAAGCAAAAACCGTTGCAATCCCGCTCACTTTTTCGGGCATTTCAACACTCAAAAAATCCAAACCCAGAGGTAATAGCGAGTAGAGAATTGTCGCAATCCCGTCCACTTTTTCGGGCAGGCAATTGTGAGGGGGGATGATAATCCCCCCTCAGACTCCCCCCTTTGAAAATATGAAACCTGTCTTTTTTCCCCTTCCTTTAAACTCCTCCCCAGAGAAACAGAACCCGTCCACTTTTTCGGGCATTTCAACAGCAAAAATCTGAAAGTATTGGAAATCAATATCTCCAGAACTTAAGATTTCCATCAAATTCTGTAACTCATTGAAAATTAGCTTTTCCGAGCAAAAAGTTTCAGTATGCTGAACTATGCCCCGTGCCCTATTCAACTTTCAAAGATCCTACTCTAATTCTACCATAACTTTAGTGCTGTTTTTTAATGAGCGTAAATTTACTTTATTAAATTTTGTTTATCAAATATGAGAAGCTGATAATTTTATGTCTGTGTGATAGAATTCAAAGAAAGTTTTTGTGAGGGAGCTCCCCCATGAAAAAGTTCTTAACAGCCACTTTAGCTCTTTCTCTCCTTTTCGGATGCTCTGAAGAGAGCTCTAAAACCTGTACTCCTGATACTCCTTTAGCAAAAGTAGGTGATAGAGTTATAACGGTTAGCTACTACGAAAAGGTTGAAAATGCCCTTCCGGCCGGTTCTGTTAAGAGGTTTCACTCCGGAAAAAAACTCCTTGATGAGATAGTTGAGAGACACCTCATTCTCTTAGATTCCCTTGAGAAGGGAATTTTTGAAAATCCAGAAATAAAAGAGAAAGTAGAGCGTTACAGGATAAAGAGACTTGCCTATAGGTTTCTTAACTCTAAGGTTGGGGACTATTCCGTTTCTGACAGAGAAGTGGAGGAGTTCATAAAGAAACGTTACGCCGGAAAAGAGGTAACTCCAGAGCTTAAGAGGAAAGTTAAGGTAAATCTTGAAGCTAAAAAGTTCGTACAGAAACGCCAAGAGATCTTAAACAGAATCAGCTCTGAGGTTCGTTTTGTGGATGACAGGCCGACTTCTCCGGAGGACGTTATTGCAGTCTATAAAGGAGAAAAGATTCGTTTTAGTGACGTGAAATCCCTCTTGGGCAAAAAACCTTCTCCTGAGAAATTGAAAAAGGCAGTTTTGGAGTACGTTCTTTATAAGAGAGCTCTTAAAGAAGGCCTTGATAAGAACGGAGATTTCCTTTCCTCCTATAATAGATTCCTTGCAAGTTTAGCCGTTAAGGAGTTTAAGAAAAGGGTTCTTTCTTCAGTAAAAGTTACGGATGAGGAGATAAAGAACTACTACGAGAAGCATAAAGGTCTTTTCAAGAGACCTCCGGAGGCTGAGGTTGTAATCTACGAGTTTAGAAGTAAAGAAGATGCGGAGAGAGCTCTCTCTAAAGGCTCTTTAAAAGGCGGGAGAGTGTGGAAGGTAACTGCTGCCGACGCAGATTGTAATCCAGTTTCTACCCTTGTCTTTAAGGAGAAAAAGGATAGGGGGATAATTCCTCTTCCTGACGGGAGAGCTCTCCTTGTGGTTGTAAAGAGGAGGCTGCCGGCAAGGGAGCTCCTTTACGGCGATGCCTATCAGCTCATAAAGGAGAAGCTAACCTTAGAGAAGGCAGAAAGGCTCTACAAGCAGGAGATAGAAAAGCTTAAAGAGAAGTTTGGCGTTAAGTACTACAAGGAAAATTTAGTCTGCATTTCTTAACGGGCTGGTAAGAGTAAGCCAGTTAAAGGCTCTTCCTGTAGGAACTGCACCCTCTTTAAGAACTCCTTGTAGTTTGCCTCTTTTAAGTCTGAGAAGAACTTTTCGTAGTAGTCCTTGTCCCTCATTACTGTTAGAGCGTAGCCTATGGCGTCAGCCTCTGCCTCTCCGCTTTCCCTTGCGAACATTTCTCCCTTGTAGAGCTTTTCTTTAGCAAACTCAAACTCTTCTTTTGATATGGATAAGACCTCCTGCAGGGTATCCTTTAAGGCTTTTCTACTTTCGTCAATCCTGTCGGTTATGACCACTATGTAGAAGTTTGAGCCTAAGAGGAGGTTCTGGTAGCTTGAGTAAACTCCGTAGGCCAATCCCTTCTCTTTCAGCCTTCTGTAAAGGAGGGAGCTCCTTCCGGAAGAAAGTAGAGAGTCAAGAATTTCGTAATAGATGTCTTCTCTGCTTGCCCTTGGCAGTCTCCAGCCAAGGAGGACGTTAGGAACGGCCACGGCAGGGTGGGTTACGGTAAACTCGTCTGCTACGGTAACAGCCTTTTCTTCCTCAGGCTCTTTAACTTCAGAGTTTCTTTTTAAACTGCCAAAGAGCTCTTCCGTTACGGAAAACATCTCCTCACTTTCTACTTTCCCTGCGATGGAAACTGTTATCCGTTCTGGGGTGTAAAGGCTTTCGTAAAAATTTCTTAAATCTTCTGCCGTAAACTCTTTAACCGTTTCCTCAAATCCTAAGATGGGGAACCTGTAAGGGGCTTTCCTGTATAGCTTTTCCATGAACTTCTCTGCAAAGATTTCCTGAGGGTTATCCTTGCTTCGGGCTATCTCTTCAAGGACTATGGGTTTTTCTTTTTGTAACATCTCTTCCGAAAGGAGAGGGTTAAGGACGAGTTCGGCGATAAGTTCAAGGGCACGCTTTCCGTGCTCGTAGGGAAGGTTGATGTAGTAGTAAGTGTAGTCGTAAGAAGTTGCTGCGTTTATCTCTCCTCCGAGGCTCTCAACCTCCCTGTCAATTGCTCCGGCAGGTAAGTTTTTGCTTCCGTTAAACATCATGTGTTCTAAAAAGTGAGCGATTCCTCTTGTTCTATCTGTTTCGTAAGAAGCTCCAGCCCTTATCCAGACGCTTACCGTTACGGAGTTTAGGTCTTCCCTTTCCCTTACAGAGACAGTTACTCCGTTTGAAAGCTTTACAACCTTCATTTTCAGCTTTCCTCCCGTTATATTAATGGGAGCAGGAAAGTCTACCATTTTGGAGAAGCAAGTGGAGAAGTGTAGGGTTTTGGTGATAGAGGACGACGATGTCCAGAGGGAGCTCTTAAAGGAAATCCTACAGGATTCAGGCTTTAGGGTGTCTGTTGCTCCTACTGCTGAAAAGGGGCTTCAGTCCCTCTTAAAGGACTCCGTTGATGTTGTTGTGACGGACGTTAGACTTCCCGGAATGGACGGACTTTCTTTCCTTAGAAAGGTAAAACGGGATTATCCGGACGTTGAGGTAATAGTCATAACCGCCTTTAGCAACGTTGAGGACGCTGTTAACGCAATAAAGGAGGGAGCTTTTCACTACGTTACGAAACCCTTTGACCCTCAGGTTCTCATAAACCTGATAGACAAGGCCTGTCAGCTTGCAAGGTTAAAGAAGGTTCCGAAAAGGGACGGAGAAATAGTGTACGCTTCTAAAGAGATGGAGGATATCCTTAAAAAGGCCTCTCTTTTTGCAAGGGCGGAAGCTCCCGTTTTAATCTTAGGGGAAAGTGGTGTTGGCAAGGAGCTCATTGCAAGGTTCATCCACAGGGAAAGCGGCAGAAAAGGGAAGTTTGTTGCCGTTAACTGTGCCGCCATTCCGAGGGACCTTTTTGAAAGCGAACTCTTTGGGTATGAAAAAGGAGCTTTTACTGGAGCTCTCAAAGCTAAAAAAGGACTCTTTGAAGAGGCCGACGGCGGAACGCTCTTTTTGGATGAGATTGGAGAGCTCCCCTTAGAGCTCCAGCCAAAGCTTTTAAGGGTTCTTCAAGAGGGGAAAGTTAGGAGGGTCGGAGCTACCTTAGAAAGGGAGGTTGACGTTAAAATCGTTGCAGCGACGAACAGGGACTTGAGAGAGCTCGTTGAGAAGGGAGAGTTTAGAGAAGACCTCTACTACCGCTTAAACGTTTTGACTTTAAAGATTCCTCCTCTCAGGGAAAGACCCGAAGATATCTTAGAGCTTACAGGATTTTTCCTCAAAAAGTACTCGGATAAGTACGGAAA from Phorcysia thermohydrogeniphila includes:
- a CDS encoding FAD-dependent oxidoreductase, producing MVQPDKFFSKLGKEELQKRKKAFFLSLILPGLGQVYQGRTLTGIAFLVIFLFPFYYLYLLGFSLNYGSVALVLSQLLLYVLQAVDAKKGSKRETSPCEDFCPAGINVPTFMSYAEEGDFERALGSIFLRAPLPFTLGRICPAPCEEKCGVLPERPLKIREVHAELGRIFLEKTPIKRRKPFFPPVEKKVAVVGGGVAGLTAAYYLASAGVKVDIFEKERELGGILNVIPDFKLNKELMRKEIAFITSFENVRIFTGTEIKSPPKDYDAIVIATGSQVEKKLNIPTSGNPAIIYPLSFLKNPPELKNKRVVIIGAGDTAFDVARLTARNGGEALVFYRGESQEMKAQQKEISAAVREGVRIYTNCTPVAVEGNRIEFSCGKLQFDYLVPAIGFEKDREFLKAFGISGEKPYENGIYLAGDVLNGMSSAVTAVRDGRNVAERILKELGLSERIWFSLDFYHPKPEKPCGENLFIVSESSLCQHCGIKVKS
- a CDS encoding Uma2 family endonuclease → MNLAIKYLPKYTLKDYEKWEGNWELIEGIAYALASPSIQHQRTVGKLFRFLDEAIEKECKGCIVGIDTDYVIDEHTVVRPNVYVICDKVKDRILKAPQIIFEVVSESTSEKDEGLKRELYEREKVEYYVLVYPDLKKARIFKLEGDKYKKVLDVTEDTFTFNLKKCKLSLDFSRIWP
- a CDS encoding ADP-ribosylglycohydrolase family protein → MLEEKIRGAVLGAAIGDALGTLVEEMDRETVKKAYGGAIVGFTEPSPLSVCPHLKKGQYSHETQMFLLVLEIYAEKGRFDEELYVERLIEWVKDEKSHRYPAGSHINAALSYAAGVDPSEARVKSADIDGAVPALAAGIFRWDSSYDAYEEGALIASVTHNDEALIDTAGVLAVAVSEVIGGRVLLSTTDDRLGFVEILREFARTEMVRAYLDMVSQVLIKNVDSLDDVILMLGNGSFAPEAFAISLYLAVTNVSSFRNAVLKAVNSYGDFGGDTDAIAFITGGLVGGYLGASAIPSDWIECLESANYFDLVVKKLIDKMKV
- a CDS encoding peptidyl-prolyl cis-trans isomerase, translated to MKKFLTATLALSLLFGCSEESSKTCTPDTPLAKVGDRVITVSYYEKVENALPAGSVKRFHSGKKLLDEIVERHLILLDSLEKGIFENPEIKEKVERYRIKRLAYRFLNSKVGDYSVSDREVEEFIKKRYAGKEVTPELKRKVKVNLEAKKFVQKRQEILNRISSEVRFVDDRPTSPEDVIAVYKGEKIRFSDVKSLLGKKPSPEKLKKAVLEYVLYKRALKEGLDKNGDFLSSYNRFLASLAVKEFKKRVLSSVKVTDEEIKNYYEKHKGLFKRPPEAEVVIYEFRSKEDAERALSKGSLKGGRVWKVTAADADCNPVSTLVFKEKKDRGIIPLPDGRALLVVVKRRLPARELLYGDAYQLIKEKLTLEKAERLYKQEIEKLKEKFGVKYYKENLVCIS
- a CDS encoding M16 family metallopeptidase; protein product: MKVVKLSNGVTVSVREREDLNSVTVSVWIRAGASYETDRTRGIAHFLEHMMFNGSKNLPAGAIDREVESLGGEINAATSYDYTYYYINLPYEHGKRALELIAELVLNPLLSEEMLQKEKPIVLEEIARSKDNPQEIFAEKFMEKLYRKAPYRFPILGFEETVKEFTAEDLRNFYESLYTPERITVSIAGKVESEEMFSVTEELFGSLKRNSEVKEPEEEKAVTVADEFTVTHPAVAVPNVLLGWRLPRASREDIYYEILDSLLSSGRSSLLYRRLKEKGLAYGVYSSYQNLLLGSNFYIVVITDRIDESRKALKDTLQEVLSISKEEFEFAKEKLYKGEMFARESGEAEADAIGYALTVMRDKDYYEKFFSDLKEANYKEFLKRVQFLQEEPLTGLLLPAR
- a CDS encoding sigma-54-dependent transcriptional regulator, yielding MEKCRVLVIEDDDVQRELLKEILQDSGFRVSVAPTAEKGLQSLLKDSVDVVVTDVRLPGMDGLSFLRKVKRDYPDVEVIVITAFSNVEDAVNAIKEGAFHYVTKPFDPQVLINLIDKACQLARLKKVPKRDGEIVYASKEMEDILKKASLFARAEAPVLILGESGVGKELIARFIHRESGRKGKFVAVNCAAIPRDLFESELFGYEKGAFTGALKAKKGLFEEADGGTLFLDEIGELPLELQPKLLRVLQEGKVRRVGATLEREVDVKIVAATNRDLRELVEKGEFREDLYYRLNVLTLKIPPLRERPEDILELTGFFLKKYSDKYGKKVEITPEALQKLLSYSFPGNVRELENLLHRLVIFSEGKITERDLEELSESKPCNELDFSKPLPEKVAEFEKRLIEEALKRTNYVQTRAAKLLGIDEKSLRYKRKKYGI